The following proteins are co-located in the Melanotaenia boesemani isolate fMelBoe1 chromosome 5, fMelBoe1.pri, whole genome shotgun sequence genome:
- the LOC121640830 gene encoding uncharacterized protein LOC121640830 — protein MRPSLRTCLAEKRRPKREDRLHMVRVIADDIKQVCLNPPLRQCLDLAKTMVEIYPESLGDRTEEGERMGSGYFCLGKQLRERMQFLNRDNTLARLRKPKRLAPPIEDDNPGPSMKCAKTDSYGCVNWQPLQLPEGENRESLLEKKRELMTIYSLEGQRAADQRRVDDLMTVTYEPQRRDLNATPSPSMSQLQRDWPFLFMQKFLLKHFCLLTRFDLESRLQESLAKKGERVLKYFKSQLLRWKKDVKMVLSCLERQEEEVDPGLAATLIMVAHFQEKEDAIFLLADETSTQADVEAQLSLPNTPRLIMLGHSILGARKWMLSIEGGVVLKLSETSNFTTALAVLFASYYVFNIEYPAEAATSLEFIQRFFVRINPEYSKCTAKTHVSRRTGKMVQRKSESLNSHVGSFIRDFIDYDWKN, from the exons ATGCGCCCAAGTTTGAGAACGTGTCTTGCTGAGAAGAGGAGACCAAAAAGAGAAGATAGGCTTCATATGGTGCGGGTCATTGCAGATGACATAAAACAGGTTTGCTTGAACCCTCCACTCAGGCAGTGTCTTGACCTGGCCAAGACTATGGTAGAGATATACCCAGAGTCTTTAGGAGACAGAACAGAAGAGGGAGAGCGAATGGGCAGTGGATATTTCTGTTTAGGCAAACAGCTAAGAGAAAGGATGCAGTTTTTAAACCGAGACAATACCCTTGCCCGGCTTCGAAAGCCTAAGCGATTGGCTCCTCCCATAGAAGATGACAATCCAGGACCGTCAATGAAGTGTGCCAAAACAGATAGCTATGGGTGTGTCAATTGGCAGCCTTTGCAGCTACCGGAAGGTGAAAACAGAGAGTCCCTtttagagaagaaaagagagctGATGACTATCTATTCCCTGGAGGGACAAAGAGCTGCAGACCAGAGACGTGTGGATGACCTCATGACGGTAACATATGAGCCACAGCGTCGAGACTTGAATGCAACTCCCTCACCAAGTATGTCACAGCTTCAGAGGGATTGGCCATTCCTTTTCATGCAAAAGTTTCTACTCAAGCACTTTTGCTTACTGACCAGATTTGACCTAGAATCAAGACTACAAGAATCACTTGCCAAAAAGGGAGAAAGAGTGTTGAAATACTTCAAAAGTCAACTTTTGAGATGGAAGAAAGATGTGAAGATGGTCCTCTCCTGCCTTGAGAGACAGGAAGAAGAGGTGGATCCTGGGCTTGCTGCAACACTCATCATGGTTGCCCACTTCCAAGAAAAAGAGGATGCCATCTTCCTCTTGGCTGAC GAAACTTCTACCCAGGCAGACGTTGAGGCCCAGCTTTCCCTGCCCAACACTCCCAGGCTCATCATGCTTG GACACTCCATTCTGGGAGCCAGGAAGTGGATGCTTTCCATTGAGGGTGGTGTTGTCCTTAAACTCAGCGAGACGTCCAATTTCACGACAGCCCTGGCTGTCCTCTTTGCTTCGTACTATGTCTTCAATATAGAATATCCAGCTGAGGCAGCCACGTCTTTGGAGTTTATCCAGAg ATTCTTTGTCAGGATAAATCCAGAATACAGCAAGTGTACGGCAAAGACGCATGTGAGCCGAAGGACGGGAAAGATGGTCCAGAGGAAGAGCGAGTCCCTCAACTCCCACGTCGGTTCCTTCATAAGAGACTTTATCGATTACGACTGGAAGAACTGA